Genomic segment of Umezawaea sp. Da 62-37:
CGGGGTCCGGGCGAGCGCGCCGCGCAGCGTCTGGAATACCGATCCCGCGATCGGCGCCGGCACCCCGCGTCCGTAGGAGGAGTGCCGGGCCTCGGCGATGCCGGTGGCCGTGGCGGCGAACGCGGGCGCCGGGATCACGGTCAGCTCGGCCAGTTCCTTCGGGATCCCCCACAGCTCGCGCCCACCGGCCATCGACGCCGGGCTGTCGACCCAGATGTGCGTGATCGACAGGCCGATCCGGAACCCGTCGCGCACGACCACGGCCGCGAGCAGTTCGCGGTAGGGCAGCAGGCCGCCCGGCAGGTAGTCGACGAACGCGGTCGCCACCACCGCGTGCCCGAACGCGATCACCGGGCGGACGCCGGGCGGCAGCGGGGGCAGCATGTCCCGCTGCGCCTTCCACAGCGACACGCAGCCGTGCCCGTGCAGGTCCCAGGGCTCGGGCGGGTACTCGGCATCCACGGAGACGTCCTCACTTCGGGGTGGTGGGCAGGCGCAGCGCGCCCGGCGCGGTGCGCGGCACGACGGGGTGGTCCGGCGCGATCGGCGCGACCCTCGCGTACGGGGAGCCGGTCGCCGGACGGGGGTCGGGGTC
This window contains:
- a CDS encoding acetoacetate decarboxylase family protein; protein product: MDAEYPPEPWDLHGHGCVSLWKAQRDMLPPLPPGVRPVIAFGHAVVATAFVDYLPGGLLPYRELLAAVVVRDGFRIGLSITHIWVDSPASMAGGRELWGIPKELAELTVIPAPAFAATATGIAEARHSSYGRGVPAPIAGSVFQTLRGALARTPVRMSGRVRVAKVGWKFAPDGPLSWLEGLTPVLGLSVVSFRMRFGPR